In the genome of Chelmon rostratus isolate fCheRos1 chromosome 12, fCheRos1.pri, whole genome shotgun sequence, the window gtctgtctgcctgtctgtctgcctgtctgtctgtctgtctgtctgcctgcctgtctgctggtctgtctgtctgtctgtctgctggtctgtctgtctgcctgtctgctggtctgcctgtctgtctgtctgctggtctgcctgtctgtctgtctgtctgtctgtctgtctgctggtctgcctgtctgtctcgctgtctgtctctctgtctgtctgcctgcctgtctgctggtctgtctgtctgtctgtctgcctttctgtctgcctgtctgctggtctgtctgtctgtctgtctgcctgcctgtctgcctttctgtctgctggtctgcctgtctgcctttctgtctgcctgtctgctggtctgtctgtctgtctgtctgtctgcctttctgtctgctggtctgtctgtctgtctgtctgcctttctgtctgcctgtctgtctgtctgtctgtctgcctgtctgtctgtctgtctgtctgtctgcctgtctgtctgtctgtctgtctgctggtctgtctgtctgtctgcctttctgtctgcctgtctgctggtctgtctgtctgtctgtctgtctgcctttctgtctgtctgtctgcctgtctgctggtctgcctgtctgtctgtctgcctgtctgcctgtccgtctgcctgtctgcctgtctgtctgtctgctggtctgtctgtctgtctgtctgcctttctgtctgctggtctgcctgtctgtctgtctgtctgcctgtctgtctgtctgtctctgcggTGTTCAGGTTACATCCGAAGAACTGTCTGGGTGTGCGTCAGTTTGCAGAGACCATGATGTGTACGACTCTGTACGACTCGGCCAACAGTTTCCTCCATCAGCACTTTGTGGAGGTTTCTGTGTCCGAGGAGTTTCTGGGTCTGAGGACggaggaggtgctggagctgGTCGGCTGTGACGAACTGAACATTAAAGCAGAGGAACAGGTGAGGGGCCTCACCTGAGGgcatcagagaaaaacaaaccaatcaAACAAATCTGCTGAGTGTGTTgtacctgtgcaggtgtttgaGGTGCGTTGAATGTGGTgtacctgtgcaggtgtttgaGGTGCGTTGAATGTGTTgtacctgtgcaggtgtttgaGGCAGTGCTGGCCTGGGTTCATCATGACCGGGACCGGAGGGAGTCTCTGCTGCCGGAGCTGCTGTCAAAGATCAGACTTCCTCTGTGTCGACCTCAGTTCCTGTCAGACCGAGTCCAGCAGGACGAACTCATACGCTGCTGCCATAAATGCAGGTGAGAAACTGTGTACAGGTATAATGTCCCTGGTTGTTGCCCGTTGAATGTAGCTTGCTGAGTTTTGTGAACgtctctggttctgctgtgtttcctgtttcttgtttCCTGTCAGGGATCTGGTGGATGAAGCCAAAGACTTCCACCTGATGCCAGAGCGGCGTCCTCACCTGCCCGCTTTCAAGACCAGACAGAGGTGCTGCACGTCCATCACAGGACTCATCTATGCTGTGGGAGGACTTAACAGCTCAGGTATgcctctcacctgtctgtcagaaAATCCTCCCATAAATCTGGCAGTAGGAGCTCAGTGATCTAACGGACCTTTATTGTGAAATTCTTCTCTCTGTAGTGATGGGTgggctttgttttttaaaaaactgcacTGACTTCTAAGTTGTAGAGGGAAGTTGGAggctctttcattcatttcaacagAGTTTGATCAGCTGCTGGAGCctgctgattgattgatgacATCAACAGTTCAGGAATTTAAATAACTGACCAGTTACAGATGGAGTGGTGGCAATGCTGATATTTGATTGGTCtttagtttgtcttttgttgtgtcttttttcaggTGACTCTTTAAATGTGGTCGAAGTGTTTGATCCAATGGGGAACTTCTGGGAGCGCTGTCAGCCAATGAGGACGGCTCGCAGCAGAGTGGGCGTGGCAGTGGTGAATGGGCTACTGTACGCCATTGGTGGATACGATGGCCAATCCCGGCTCAGCACGGTGGAAGTTTACAACcctgagacagacagctggacacGTGTGTCGAGCATGAACAGCCAGCGCAGGTGAATACGTTGATCAATACTCTGATCGATACCATGAGGTTAAACAGTCCAGGACTAACAATACGTTATTGTCCTCAGCGCCATGGGAACAGTTGTCATCGATGGACACATCTACGTGTGTGGCGGCTACGATGGAAAATCATCTTTGAACTCTGTGGAGTGTTACTCTCCAGAGACCGACAGGTGAGTCCCACAGTTAGCTTCATCCAgggctagctgttagcttcatCCAGGGGCCCACAGTTAGCCTCATCCAGGACTAGCTCTTAGCTTCATCCAGGGGCCCACAGTTAGCCTCATCCACCGCTACCTGTTAGCTTCATCCAGGGGCCCACAGTTAGCTTCATCCAgggctagctgttagcttcatCCAGAGGCCCACAGTTAGCCTTATCCACCGCTAGCCGTTAGCTTCATCCAGGGGCCCACAGTTAGCTTCATCCAgggctagctgttagcttcatCCAGGGGCCCACAGTTAGCCTTATCCACCGCTAGCTGCTAGCTTCATCCAGGGGCCCACAGTTAGTTTCATCCAgggctagctgttagcttcatccagggctagctgttagctccatcCAGGGGCCCACAGTTAGCTTCATCCACCGCTAGCCGTTAGCTTCATCCAGGGGTCCACAGTTAGCTTCATCCACCGCTAGCCGTTAGCTTCATCCAGGGGCCCACAGTTAGCTTCATCCACCACTAGCTGTTAGCTTCATCTAgggctagctgttagcttcatctagggctagctgttagcttcatccagggctagctgttagcttcatCCAGGGGCCCACAGTTAGCTTCATCCAgagctagctgttagcttcatccagggctagctgttagcttcatCCAGGAGCCCACAGGTAGCCTCATCCACCGCTAGCCGTTAGCTTCATCCAGGAGCCCACAGTTAGCCTCATccaccgctagctgttagcttcatCCAGGAGCCCACAGTTAGCTTCATCCAgagctagctgttagcttcatccagggctagctgttagcttcatCCAGGGGCCCACAGTTAGCCTCATccaccgctagctgttagcttcatCTAGGAGCCCACAGTTAACTTCATCCAgagctagctgttagcttcatCCAGGGGCCCACAGTTAGCCTCATccaccgctagctgttagcttcatCCAGGGGTCCACAGTTAGCTTCATCCAgggctagctgttagcttcatCCAGGGGCCCACAGTTAGCTTCATCCAgggctagctgttagcttcatCCAGGGGCCCACAGTTAGCTTCATCCAGGGCTGGCTGTTAGCTTCATCCAGGGGCCCACAGTTAGCTTCATCCACCGCTAGCCGTTAGCTTCATCCAGGGGCCCACAGTTAGCTTCATCCAgggctagctgttagcttcatccagggctagctgttagcttcatCCAGGGGCCCACAGTTAGCTTCATCCAGAGCTAGCTGTTAGCTACATCCAGGGCTAGCTATTAGCTTCATCCAGGGGCCCACAGTTAGCTTCATCCAgggctagctgttagcttcatCCAGGGGCCTACAGATAGCTTCCTCATTAGATACCTTATTAAAAAGTACCTTGAATTACTTTACTAATTACTTCCACCAAAAGTAATGTATTACTGTGATAACCAACTTTTAGTTACTTTGGTAAAGAGTCTTTGTCTTTGAGACGCTGTCATTGGTAGTGGGTCTGTGTGATATAACCAGAGCTTTGATTTTATATAACGATACACAGAAATTTAAATCTTGAAAGGGACAAATAAAAGGTACTTTctcatatttgattatttttcttctaaTTTTCTAATTAGAACTTTTGTGCAAATTTTCAATTATATCAAATTTGAAAAAGTAGTTAGTTACGTTACTAGTTACCACTAGATCTGCCACGATCACAGCCTCCATGCTGCCCTCCAGGTTTCAGACCTTTTCTAGCCACCGGTAGGATTTCTTGATGTCCACCACTTCCTTTGCCTGCCAATGATACATCTCATGGGGGGGGGCTGAACTTTGGGTCTCTGTGCATTGTGAGGATCCAGAGTTATGTGTAAACAGCACGAGACTGTCCCAGCAGAATAAAGTTATGTCCACTGTTCCAGTTTCTCTGTGATGTCCTTTGTTGTTACCTTGAAAATGAGCCGAGGCGACCGGCGAGTCACTAATCTGTAACCAGCTTTTTCCTGCTCCGAACTGCTGGTTAAACTCTAATAAAGAGAAATATGTGTAAACtgtaataatatatataaatataaggATCGTActacctgctgcaggtggacGGTGGTGACGGACATGAGTGCGAGTCGCAGTGCAGCCGGTGTGACGGTGTTTGATGGACGCATCTTTGTCTCTGGCGGCCATGACGGTTTACAGATCTTCAACACGGTGAGTTTGGTGGTTGAGTTCTCAGAGTCAGTCTTTATTTATCTTGTTATTCTCTCATCATCACTGTTATTTACACCAACTGCAGGAGTTAGTTGTCCTTTCCCCCCTTTTTTGTTAAAATGGACccgattattattattagcagtattagtattaataatattaatccAGTCCAGTGTGTTGGGGAAGTTTTTACCTTGACAAGTAGAAAAATCAT includes:
- the klhl18 gene encoding kelch-like protein 18 produces the protein MGDVLCEELEDLVHFSVHDLPARGYVVMEEIRRQGKLCDVTLKVGDHKFSAHRIVLAASIPYFHAMFTNDMVECKQDEILMQGMDPSALEALINFAYSGHVAIDQQNVQSLLIGSSFLQLQNVKDACCSFLQERLHPKNCLGVRQFAETMMCTTLYDSANSFLHQHFVEVSVSEEFLGLRTEEVLELVGCDELNIKAEEQVFEAVLAWVHHDRDRRESLLPELLSKIRLPLCRPQFLSDRVQQDELIRCCHKCRDLVDEAKDFHLMPERRPHLPAFKTRQRCCTSITGLIYAVGGLNSSGDSLNVVEVFDPMGNFWERCQPMRTARSRVGVAVVNGLLYAIGGYDGQSRLSTVEVYNPETDSWTRVSSMNSQRSAMGTVVIDGHIYVCGGYDGKSSLNSVECYSPETDRWTVVTDMSASRSAAGVTVFDGRIFVSGGHDGLQIFNTVEYYNHHTNRWHPAAAMMNKRCRHGAAALGSHMYVAGGYDGSGFLSGAEVFSSASGQWSLLVAMNTRRSRVSLVSTSGRLYAVGGYDGQSNLSSVEMYNPDTNRWTFRAPMVCHEGGVGVGCIPLQPT